A window of Physeter macrocephalus isolate SW-GA unplaced genomic scaffold, ASM283717v5 random_55, whole genome shotgun sequence contains these coding sequences:
- the ATN1 gene encoding atrophin-1 isoform X4: MKTRQNKDSMSMRSGRKKEAPGPREELRSRGRASPGGVSTSSSDGKAEKSRQTAKKARVEEASTPKVSKQGRSEEISESESEETNAPKKTKTEELPRPQSPSDLDSLDGRSLNDDGSSDPRDIDQDNRSTSPSIYSPGSVENDSDSSSGLSQGPARPYHPPPLFPPSPPPPDSTPRQPEPGFESHPSGTPTGYHAPMEPPTPRMFQAPPGAPPPHPQLYPGGAGGGVLAGPPVGPKGGGAATSVGAPSGGKQHPQPPTPISISGSGAGGAPPTKPPNTPAGGGNLSSAPPPATFPHVTPNLPPPPALRPLNNASASPPGLGAQPLAGHLPSPHAMGQGMGGLPPGPDKGPTLAPSPHPLPPASTSSAAAPPMRYPYSSSSSSSAAASSSSSSASASASQYPASQALPSYPHSFPPPTSLSVSNQPPKYTQPSLPSQAVWSQGPPPPPPYGRLLANSNAHPGPLPPSAGGQSTAHPPVPTHHHHHQQQQQHHGGSGPPPPGAYPHPLESGSSHHAHPYAMSPSLGSLRPYPPGPAHLPPPHSQVAYSQAGPSGPPASNSSNASSSSQGSYPCSHPSPSQGPQGAPYPFPPVPPVTTSSSTLSTVIATVASSPAGYKTASPPGPPPYGKRAPSPGAYKTATPPGYKPGSPPSFRTGTPPGYRGASPPAGPGTFKPGSPTVGPGPLPPAGPSGLSSLPPPPAAPASAPPLSATQIKQEPAEEYETPESPAPPARSPSPPPKVVDVPSHASQSARFNKHLDRGFNSCARSDLYFVPLEGSKLAKKRADLVEKVRREAEQRAREEKEREREREREKEREREKERELERSVKLAQEGRAPVECPPLGPVPHRPPFEPGSAVATVPPYLGPDTPALRTLSEYARPHVMSPGNRNHPFYVPLGAVDPGLLGYNVPALYSSDPAAREREREARERDLRDRLKPGFEVKPSELEPLHGVPGPGLDPFPRHGGLALQPGPPGLHPFPFHPSLGPLERERLALAAGPALRPDMSYAERLAAERQHAERVAALGNDPLARLQMLNVTPHHHQHSHIHSHLHLHQQDAIHAASASVHPLIDPLASGSHLTRIPYPAGTLPNPLLPHPLHENEVLRHQLFAAPYRDLPASLSAPMSAAHQLQAMHAQSAELQRLALEQQQWLHAHHPLHSVPLPAQEDYYSHLKKESDKPL; this comes from the exons ATGAAGACACGACAGAATAAAGACTCA ATGTCAATGAGGAGTGGACGGAAGAAAGAGGCCCCTGGGCCCCGGGAAGAACTGAGATCGAGGGGCCGGGCCTCCCCCGGAGGGGTCAGCACGTCCAGCAGTGATGGCAAAGCCGAGAAGTCTAGGCAGACGGCCAAG AAGGCCCGAGTAGAGGAAGCCTCCACCCCAAAGGTCAGCAAGCAGGGCCGGAGTGAGGAGATCTCGGAGAGTGAAAGTGAGGAGACCAACGCGCCCAAAAAGACCAAAACTGAG GAGCTCCCTCGGCCACAGTCTCCCTCGGATCTGGATAGTTTGGATGGGCGGAGCCTCAATGATGATGGCAGCAGCGACCCTAGGGATATCGACCAGGATAACCGAAGCACGTCCCCCAGCATCTACAGCCCTGGAAGCGTGGAGAATGACTCCGACTCGTCTTCTGGCCTGTCCCAGGGCCCAGCCCGCCCCTACCACCCACCTccactctttcctccctcccctccccctccagatAGCACCCCCCGACAGCCAGAGCCTGGCTTTGAATCCCATCCCTCTGGGACACCCACTGGGTATCATGCTCCCATGGAGCCTCCCACACCTCGAATGTTCCAGGCTCCTCCAGGGGCCCCTCCCCCTCATCCACAGCTCTATCCTGGGGGCGCTGGTGGAGGAGTTCTGGCTGGACCCCCAGTGGGCCccaaggggggaggggctgccacTTCAGTGGGGGCCCCTAGTGGGGGTAAGcagcacccccagccccccacccccatttcaaTATCAGGCTCTGGGGCTGGTGGTGCTCCCCCAACAAAGCCACCCAACACTCCAGCTGGTGGTGGAAACCTATCGTCTGCTCCACCACCAGCCACCTTCCCCCACGTGACACCAAACCTGCCTCCCCCGCCTGCCCTGAGACCCCTTAACAATGCCTCCGCCTCTCCTCCTGGCCTGGGGGCCCAGCCGCTAGCTGGGCATCTGCCCTCTCCCCATGCCATGGGGCAGGGTATGGGTGGACTTCCTCCGGGCCCAGACAAGGGCCCCACTCTcgctccctcaccccaccctttGCCCCCGGCGTCCACCTCTTCTGCTGCCGCCCCGCCAATGAGGTATCCTTATTCGTCCTCTAGCAGCAGCTCTGCAGCAGCCTCCTCTTCCAGTTCTTCTGCCTCGGCCTCGGCCTCCCAGTACCCAGCTTCCCAGGCACTGCCCAGTtatccccactccttccctccccccaccagcctctCTGTCTCCAATCAGCCACCCAAGTACACTCAGCCTTCTCTCCCATCCCAGGCTGTGTGGAGCCAAGGTCCCCCGCCGCCTCCTCCCTATGGCCGCCTCTTGGCCAACAGCAATGCccacccaggccccctccctccttcagcTGGAGGCCAATCCACTGCCCACCCACCAGTCCCgacacatcaccaccaccaccagcaacagcagcagcatcatGGGGGCTCTGGGCCCCCTCCACCGGGGGCGTATCCTCACCCCCTGGAGAGCGGTAGCTCCCACCACGCACACCCCTATGCCATGTCTCCCTCCCTGGGGTCTCTGAGGCCCTACCCACCAGGGCCCGCACACCTGCCTCCACCTCACAGCCAGGTGGCCTACAGCCAAGCAGGTCCCAGCGGCCCCCCAGCCTCTAACTCTTCcaatgcctcctcctcctctcaagGGTCCTACCCGTGTTCACACCCCTCTCCTTCCCAGGGCCCCCAAGGGGCGCCCTACCCCTTCCCACCGGTGCCTCCGGTAACCACCTCCTCGTCTACGCTTTCCACGGTCATTGCCACAGTGGCTTCCTCGCCAGCAGGCTACAAGACAGCCTCCCCACCTGGGCCCCCACCGTATGGCAAgcgagccccctccccaggggcctACAAGACAGCCACCCCGCCCGGATACAAGCCGGGGTCCCCGCCCTCCTTCCGAACGGGGACCCCACCGGGCTACCGAGGCGCCTCGCCGCCCGCAGGCCCAGGGACCTTCAAGCCGGGCTCGCCCACGGTGGGGCCCGGGCCGCTGCCGCCTGCGGGGCCCTCGGGCCTGTCATCCCTGCCACCACCGCCTGCGGCCCCCGCCTCAGCGCCGCCCCTGAGCGCCACGCAGATCAAACAGGAGCCGGCTGAGGAATATGAGACCCCCGAGAGCCCGGCGCCCCCGGCCCGCAGCCCCTCGCCCCCTCCCAAGGTGGTAGACGTGCCCAGCCACGCCAGCCAGTCGGCCAG GTTCAACAAACACCTGGACCGCGGCTTTAACTCGTGCGCGCGCAGCGATCTGTACTTCGTGCCGCTGGAGGGCTCCAAGCTGGCCAAGAAGCGAGCCGACCTGGTGGAGAAGGTGCGGCGCGAGGCCGAGCAGCGCGCGCGCGAAGAAAAGGAGCGCGAGCGCGAGCGGGAACGCGAGAAGGAGCGCGAGCGCGAAAAGGAGCGCGAGCTGGAACGCAGCGTG AAGTTGGCTCAGGAGGGCCGTGCTCCAGTGGAGTGCCCACCTCTCGGCCCAGTGCCCCATCGCCCTCCATTTGAGCCGGGCAGTGCTGTGGCTACAGTGCCCCCCTACCTGGGTCCCGACACTCCAGCCCTGCGCACCCTCAGTGAATACGCCCGGCCCCACGTCATGTCTCCTGGAAATCGCAACCATCCATTCTACGTGCCCCTGGGGGCAGTGGACCCGGGGCTCCTGGGTTACAATGTCCCGGCCCTGTACAGCAGTGACCCAGCAGCCCGGGAGAGGGAGCGGGAAGCCCGTGAACGAGACCTGCGTGACCGCCTCAAGCCTGGCTTCGAGGTGAAGCCTAGTGAGCTGGAACCCCTACACGGGGtccctgggccaggcctggaTCCCTTCCCCCGACACGGGGGCCTGGCTCTGCAGCCTGGCCCACCTGGCTTGCACCCTTTCCCCTTTCATCCGAGCCTGGGGCCCCTGGAGAGAGAACGTCTAGCGCTGGCAGCTGGGCCAGCCCTGCGGCCTGACATGTCCTACGCGGAGCGTCTGGCAGCTGAGAGGCAGCATGCAGAAAGGGTGGCTGCCCTGGGCAACGACCCGCTGGCCCGGCTGCAGATGCTCAACGTGACCCCCCATCACCACCAGCACTCCCACATCCACTCTCACCTGCACCTCCACCAGCAGGATGCCATCCATGCAG cctctgcctcggTGCACCCTCTCATTGACCCCCTGGCCTCAGGGTCTCACCTTACCCGGATCCCCTACCCAGCTGGgaccctccccaacccccttctTCCTCACCCTCTGCACGAGAACGAAGTTCTTCGTCACCAGCTCTTTG CTGCTCCTTACCGGGACCTGccagcctccctctctgccccgaTGTCAGCAGCCCACCAGCTGCAGGCCATGCACGCGCAGTCCGCTGAGCTGCAGCGCTTGGCGCTCGAGCAGCAACAGTGGCTGCACGCCCATCACCCGCTGCACAGTGTGCCGCTCCCTGCCCAGGAGGACTACTACAG tcaCCTGAAGAAGGAAAGCGACAAGCCGCTGTAG
- the ATN1 gene encoding atrophin-1 isoform X2: MKTRQNKDSMSMRSGRKKEAPGPREELRSRGRASPGGVSTSSSDGKAEKSRQTAKVFCPHVLQQDAQAPGLMKARVEEASTPKVSKQGRSEEISESESEETNAPKKTKTEELPRPQSPSDLDSLDGRSLNDDGSSDPRDIDQDNRSTSPSIYSPGSVENDSDSSSGLSQGPARPYHPPPLFPPSPPPPDSTPRQPEPGFESHPSGTPTGYHAPMEPPTPRMFQAPPGAPPPHPQLYPGGAGGGVLAGPPVGPKGGGAATSVGAPSGGKQHPQPPTPISISGSGAGGAPPTKPPNTPAGGGNLSSAPPPATFPHVTPNLPPPPALRPLNNASASPPGLGAQPLAGHLPSPHAMGQGMGGLPPGPDKGPTLAPSPHPLPPASTSSAAAPPMRYPYSSSSSSSAAASSSSSSASASASQYPASQALPSYPHSFPPPTSLSVSNQPPKYTQPSLPSQAVWSQGPPPPPPYGRLLANSNAHPGPLPPSAGGQSTAHPPVPTHHHHHQQQQQHHGGSGPPPPGAYPHPLESGSSHHAHPYAMSPSLGSLRPYPPGPAHLPPPHSQVAYSQAGPSGPPASNSSNASSSSQGSYPCSHPSPSQGPQGAPYPFPPVPPVTTSSSTLSTVIATVASSPAGYKTASPPGPPPYGKRAPSPGAYKTATPPGYKPGSPPSFRTGTPPGYRGASPPAGPGTFKPGSPTVGPGPLPPAGPSGLSSLPPPPAAPASAPPLSATQIKQEPAEEYETPESPAPPARSPSPPPKVVDVPSHASQSARFNKHLDRGFNSCARSDLYFVPLEGSKLAKKRADLVEKVRREAEQRAREEKEREREREREKEREREKERELERSVKLAQEGRAPVECPPLGPVPHRPPFEPGSAVATVPPYLGPDTPALRTLSEYARPHVMSPGNRNHPFYVPLGAVDPGLLGYNVPALYSSDPAAREREREARERDLRDRLKPGFEVKPSELEPLHGVPGPGLDPFPRHGGLALQPGPPGLHPFPFHPSLGPLERERLALAAGPALRPDMSYAERLAAERQHAERVAALGNDPLARLQMLNVTPHHHQHSHIHSHLHLHQQDAIHAASASVHPLIDPLASGSHLTRIPYPAGTLPNPLLPHPLHENEVLRHQLFAAPYRDLPASLSAPMSAAHQLQAMHAQSAELQRLALEQQQWLHAHHPLHSVPLPAQEDYYSHLKKESDKPL; encoded by the exons ATGAAGACACGACAGAATAAAGACTCA ATGTCAATGAGGAGTGGACGGAAGAAAGAGGCCCCTGGGCCCCGGGAAGAACTGAGATCGAGGGGCCGGGCCTCCCCCGGAGGGGTCAGCACGTCCAGCAGTGATGGCAAAGCCGAGAAGTCTAGGCAGACGGCCAAGGTATTCTGTCCCCATGTCCTGCAACAGGATGCCCAGGCACCAGGGCtgatg AAGGCCCGAGTAGAGGAAGCCTCCACCCCAAAGGTCAGCAAGCAGGGCCGGAGTGAGGAGATCTCGGAGAGTGAAAGTGAGGAGACCAACGCGCCCAAAAAGACCAAAACTGAG GAGCTCCCTCGGCCACAGTCTCCCTCGGATCTGGATAGTTTGGATGGGCGGAGCCTCAATGATGATGGCAGCAGCGACCCTAGGGATATCGACCAGGATAACCGAAGCACGTCCCCCAGCATCTACAGCCCTGGAAGCGTGGAGAATGACTCCGACTCGTCTTCTGGCCTGTCCCAGGGCCCAGCCCGCCCCTACCACCCACCTccactctttcctccctcccctccccctccagatAGCACCCCCCGACAGCCAGAGCCTGGCTTTGAATCCCATCCCTCTGGGACACCCACTGGGTATCATGCTCCCATGGAGCCTCCCACACCTCGAATGTTCCAGGCTCCTCCAGGGGCCCCTCCCCCTCATCCACAGCTCTATCCTGGGGGCGCTGGTGGAGGAGTTCTGGCTGGACCCCCAGTGGGCCccaaggggggaggggctgccacTTCAGTGGGGGCCCCTAGTGGGGGTAAGcagcacccccagccccccacccccatttcaaTATCAGGCTCTGGGGCTGGTGGTGCTCCCCCAACAAAGCCACCCAACACTCCAGCTGGTGGTGGAAACCTATCGTCTGCTCCACCACCAGCCACCTTCCCCCACGTGACACCAAACCTGCCTCCCCCGCCTGCCCTGAGACCCCTTAACAATGCCTCCGCCTCTCCTCCTGGCCTGGGGGCCCAGCCGCTAGCTGGGCATCTGCCCTCTCCCCATGCCATGGGGCAGGGTATGGGTGGACTTCCTCCGGGCCCAGACAAGGGCCCCACTCTcgctccctcaccccaccctttGCCCCCGGCGTCCACCTCTTCTGCTGCCGCCCCGCCAATGAGGTATCCTTATTCGTCCTCTAGCAGCAGCTCTGCAGCAGCCTCCTCTTCCAGTTCTTCTGCCTCGGCCTCGGCCTCCCAGTACCCAGCTTCCCAGGCACTGCCCAGTtatccccactccttccctccccccaccagcctctCTGTCTCCAATCAGCCACCCAAGTACACTCAGCCTTCTCTCCCATCCCAGGCTGTGTGGAGCCAAGGTCCCCCGCCGCCTCCTCCCTATGGCCGCCTCTTGGCCAACAGCAATGCccacccaggccccctccctccttcagcTGGAGGCCAATCCACTGCCCACCCACCAGTCCCgacacatcaccaccaccaccagcaacagcagcagcatcatGGGGGCTCTGGGCCCCCTCCACCGGGGGCGTATCCTCACCCCCTGGAGAGCGGTAGCTCCCACCACGCACACCCCTATGCCATGTCTCCCTCCCTGGGGTCTCTGAGGCCCTACCCACCAGGGCCCGCACACCTGCCTCCACCTCACAGCCAGGTGGCCTACAGCCAAGCAGGTCCCAGCGGCCCCCCAGCCTCTAACTCTTCcaatgcctcctcctcctctcaagGGTCCTACCCGTGTTCACACCCCTCTCCTTCCCAGGGCCCCCAAGGGGCGCCCTACCCCTTCCCACCGGTGCCTCCGGTAACCACCTCCTCGTCTACGCTTTCCACGGTCATTGCCACAGTGGCTTCCTCGCCAGCAGGCTACAAGACAGCCTCCCCACCTGGGCCCCCACCGTATGGCAAgcgagccccctccccaggggcctACAAGACAGCCACCCCGCCCGGATACAAGCCGGGGTCCCCGCCCTCCTTCCGAACGGGGACCCCACCGGGCTACCGAGGCGCCTCGCCGCCCGCAGGCCCAGGGACCTTCAAGCCGGGCTCGCCCACGGTGGGGCCCGGGCCGCTGCCGCCTGCGGGGCCCTCGGGCCTGTCATCCCTGCCACCACCGCCTGCGGCCCCCGCCTCAGCGCCGCCCCTGAGCGCCACGCAGATCAAACAGGAGCCGGCTGAGGAATATGAGACCCCCGAGAGCCCGGCGCCCCCGGCCCGCAGCCCCTCGCCCCCTCCCAAGGTGGTAGACGTGCCCAGCCACGCCAGCCAGTCGGCCAG GTTCAACAAACACCTGGACCGCGGCTTTAACTCGTGCGCGCGCAGCGATCTGTACTTCGTGCCGCTGGAGGGCTCCAAGCTGGCCAAGAAGCGAGCCGACCTGGTGGAGAAGGTGCGGCGCGAGGCCGAGCAGCGCGCGCGCGAAGAAAAGGAGCGCGAGCGCGAGCGGGAACGCGAGAAGGAGCGCGAGCGCGAAAAGGAGCGCGAGCTGGAACGCAGCGTG AAGTTGGCTCAGGAGGGCCGTGCTCCAGTGGAGTGCCCACCTCTCGGCCCAGTGCCCCATCGCCCTCCATTTGAGCCGGGCAGTGCTGTGGCTACAGTGCCCCCCTACCTGGGTCCCGACACTCCAGCCCTGCGCACCCTCAGTGAATACGCCCGGCCCCACGTCATGTCTCCTGGAAATCGCAACCATCCATTCTACGTGCCCCTGGGGGCAGTGGACCCGGGGCTCCTGGGTTACAATGTCCCGGCCCTGTACAGCAGTGACCCAGCAGCCCGGGAGAGGGAGCGGGAAGCCCGTGAACGAGACCTGCGTGACCGCCTCAAGCCTGGCTTCGAGGTGAAGCCTAGTGAGCTGGAACCCCTACACGGGGtccctgggccaggcctggaTCCCTTCCCCCGACACGGGGGCCTGGCTCTGCAGCCTGGCCCACCTGGCTTGCACCCTTTCCCCTTTCATCCGAGCCTGGGGCCCCTGGAGAGAGAACGTCTAGCGCTGGCAGCTGGGCCAGCCCTGCGGCCTGACATGTCCTACGCGGAGCGTCTGGCAGCTGAGAGGCAGCATGCAGAAAGGGTGGCTGCCCTGGGCAACGACCCGCTGGCCCGGCTGCAGATGCTCAACGTGACCCCCCATCACCACCAGCACTCCCACATCCACTCTCACCTGCACCTCCACCAGCAGGATGCCATCCATGCAG cctctgcctcggTGCACCCTCTCATTGACCCCCTGGCCTCAGGGTCTCACCTTACCCGGATCCCCTACCCAGCTGGgaccctccccaacccccttctTCCTCACCCTCTGCACGAGAACGAAGTTCTTCGTCACCAGCTCTTTG CTGCTCCTTACCGGGACCTGccagcctccctctctgccccgaTGTCAGCAGCCCACCAGCTGCAGGCCATGCACGCGCAGTCCGCTGAGCTGCAGCGCTTGGCGCTCGAGCAGCAACAGTGGCTGCACGCCCATCACCCGCTGCACAGTGTGCCGCTCCCTGCCCAGGAGGACTACTACAG tcaCCTGAAGAAGGAAAGCGACAAGCCGCTGTAG
- the ATN1 gene encoding atrophin-1 isoform X1, with translation MKTRQNKDSMSMRSGRKKEAPGPREELRSRGRASPGGVSTSSSDGKAEKSRQTAKVFCPHVLQQDAQAPGLMKARVEEASTPKVSKQGRSEEISESESEETNAPKKTKTEQELPRPQSPSDLDSLDGRSLNDDGSSDPRDIDQDNRSTSPSIYSPGSVENDSDSSSGLSQGPARPYHPPPLFPPSPPPPDSTPRQPEPGFESHPSGTPTGYHAPMEPPTPRMFQAPPGAPPPHPQLYPGGAGGGVLAGPPVGPKGGGAATSVGAPSGGKQHPQPPTPISISGSGAGGAPPTKPPNTPAGGGNLSSAPPPATFPHVTPNLPPPPALRPLNNASASPPGLGAQPLAGHLPSPHAMGQGMGGLPPGPDKGPTLAPSPHPLPPASTSSAAAPPMRYPYSSSSSSSAAASSSSSSASASASQYPASQALPSYPHSFPPPTSLSVSNQPPKYTQPSLPSQAVWSQGPPPPPPYGRLLANSNAHPGPLPPSAGGQSTAHPPVPTHHHHHQQQQQHHGGSGPPPPGAYPHPLESGSSHHAHPYAMSPSLGSLRPYPPGPAHLPPPHSQVAYSQAGPSGPPASNSSNASSSSQGSYPCSHPSPSQGPQGAPYPFPPVPPVTTSSSTLSTVIATVASSPAGYKTASPPGPPPYGKRAPSPGAYKTATPPGYKPGSPPSFRTGTPPGYRGASPPAGPGTFKPGSPTVGPGPLPPAGPSGLSSLPPPPAAPASAPPLSATQIKQEPAEEYETPESPAPPARSPSPPPKVVDVPSHASQSARFNKHLDRGFNSCARSDLYFVPLEGSKLAKKRADLVEKVRREAEQRAREEKEREREREREKEREREKERELERSVKLAQEGRAPVECPPLGPVPHRPPFEPGSAVATVPPYLGPDTPALRTLSEYARPHVMSPGNRNHPFYVPLGAVDPGLLGYNVPALYSSDPAAREREREARERDLRDRLKPGFEVKPSELEPLHGVPGPGLDPFPRHGGLALQPGPPGLHPFPFHPSLGPLERERLALAAGPALRPDMSYAERLAAERQHAERVAALGNDPLARLQMLNVTPHHHQHSHIHSHLHLHQQDAIHAASASVHPLIDPLASGSHLTRIPYPAGTLPNPLLPHPLHENEVLRHQLFAAPYRDLPASLSAPMSAAHQLQAMHAQSAELQRLALEQQQWLHAHHPLHSVPLPAQEDYYSHLKKESDKPL, from the exons ATGAAGACACGACAGAATAAAGACTCA ATGTCAATGAGGAGTGGACGGAAGAAAGAGGCCCCTGGGCCCCGGGAAGAACTGAGATCGAGGGGCCGGGCCTCCCCCGGAGGGGTCAGCACGTCCAGCAGTGATGGCAAAGCCGAGAAGTCTAGGCAGACGGCCAAGGTATTCTGTCCCCATGTCCTGCAACAGGATGCCCAGGCACCAGGGCtgatg AAGGCCCGAGTAGAGGAAGCCTCCACCCCAAAGGTCAGCAAGCAGGGCCGGAGTGAGGAGATCTCGGAGAGTGAAAGTGAGGAGACCAACGCGCCCAAAAAGACCAAAACTGAG CAGGAGCTCCCTCGGCCACAGTCTCCCTCGGATCTGGATAGTTTGGATGGGCGGAGCCTCAATGATGATGGCAGCAGCGACCCTAGGGATATCGACCAGGATAACCGAAGCACGTCCCCCAGCATCTACAGCCCTGGAAGCGTGGAGAATGACTCCGACTCGTCTTCTGGCCTGTCCCAGGGCCCAGCCCGCCCCTACCACCCACCTccactctttcctccctcccctccccctccagatAGCACCCCCCGACAGCCAGAGCCTGGCTTTGAATCCCATCCCTCTGGGACACCCACTGGGTATCATGCTCCCATGGAGCCTCCCACACCTCGAATGTTCCAGGCTCCTCCAGGGGCCCCTCCCCCTCATCCACAGCTCTATCCTGGGGGCGCTGGTGGAGGAGTTCTGGCTGGACCCCCAGTGGGCCccaaggggggaggggctgccacTTCAGTGGGGGCCCCTAGTGGGGGTAAGcagcacccccagccccccacccccatttcaaTATCAGGCTCTGGGGCTGGTGGTGCTCCCCCAACAAAGCCACCCAACACTCCAGCTGGTGGTGGAAACCTATCGTCTGCTCCACCACCAGCCACCTTCCCCCACGTGACACCAAACCTGCCTCCCCCGCCTGCCCTGAGACCCCTTAACAATGCCTCCGCCTCTCCTCCTGGCCTGGGGGCCCAGCCGCTAGCTGGGCATCTGCCCTCTCCCCATGCCATGGGGCAGGGTATGGGTGGACTTCCTCCGGGCCCAGACAAGGGCCCCACTCTcgctccctcaccccaccctttGCCCCCGGCGTCCACCTCTTCTGCTGCCGCCCCGCCAATGAGGTATCCTTATTCGTCCTCTAGCAGCAGCTCTGCAGCAGCCTCCTCTTCCAGTTCTTCTGCCTCGGCCTCGGCCTCCCAGTACCCAGCTTCCCAGGCACTGCCCAGTtatccccactccttccctccccccaccagcctctCTGTCTCCAATCAGCCACCCAAGTACACTCAGCCTTCTCTCCCATCCCAGGCTGTGTGGAGCCAAGGTCCCCCGCCGCCTCCTCCCTATGGCCGCCTCTTGGCCAACAGCAATGCccacccaggccccctccctccttcagcTGGAGGCCAATCCACTGCCCACCCACCAGTCCCgacacatcaccaccaccaccagcaacagcagcagcatcatGGGGGCTCTGGGCCCCCTCCACCGGGGGCGTATCCTCACCCCCTGGAGAGCGGTAGCTCCCACCACGCACACCCCTATGCCATGTCTCCCTCCCTGGGGTCTCTGAGGCCCTACCCACCAGGGCCCGCACACCTGCCTCCACCTCACAGCCAGGTGGCCTACAGCCAAGCAGGTCCCAGCGGCCCCCCAGCCTCTAACTCTTCcaatgcctcctcctcctctcaagGGTCCTACCCGTGTTCACACCCCTCTCCTTCCCAGGGCCCCCAAGGGGCGCCCTACCCCTTCCCACCGGTGCCTCCGGTAACCACCTCCTCGTCTACGCTTTCCACGGTCATTGCCACAGTGGCTTCCTCGCCAGCAGGCTACAAGACAGCCTCCCCACCTGGGCCCCCACCGTATGGCAAgcgagccccctccccaggggcctACAAGACAGCCACCCCGCCCGGATACAAGCCGGGGTCCCCGCCCTCCTTCCGAACGGGGACCCCACCGGGCTACCGAGGCGCCTCGCCGCCCGCAGGCCCAGGGACCTTCAAGCCGGGCTCGCCCACGGTGGGGCCCGGGCCGCTGCCGCCTGCGGGGCCCTCGGGCCTGTCATCCCTGCCACCACCGCCTGCGGCCCCCGCCTCAGCGCCGCCCCTGAGCGCCACGCAGATCAAACAGGAGCCGGCTGAGGAATATGAGACCCCCGAGAGCCCGGCGCCCCCGGCCCGCAGCCCCTCGCCCCCTCCCAAGGTGGTAGACGTGCCCAGCCACGCCAGCCAGTCGGCCAG GTTCAACAAACACCTGGACCGCGGCTTTAACTCGTGCGCGCGCAGCGATCTGTACTTCGTGCCGCTGGAGGGCTCCAAGCTGGCCAAGAAGCGAGCCGACCTGGTGGAGAAGGTGCGGCGCGAGGCCGAGCAGCGCGCGCGCGAAGAAAAGGAGCGCGAGCGCGAGCGGGAACGCGAGAAGGAGCGCGAGCGCGAAAAGGAGCGCGAGCTGGAACGCAGCGTG AAGTTGGCTCAGGAGGGCCGTGCTCCAGTGGAGTGCCCACCTCTCGGCCCAGTGCCCCATCGCCCTCCATTTGAGCCGGGCAGTGCTGTGGCTACAGTGCCCCCCTACCTGGGTCCCGACACTCCAGCCCTGCGCACCCTCAGTGAATACGCCCGGCCCCACGTCATGTCTCCTGGAAATCGCAACCATCCATTCTACGTGCCCCTGGGGGCAGTGGACCCGGGGCTCCTGGGTTACAATGTCCCGGCCCTGTACAGCAGTGACCCAGCAGCCCGGGAGAGGGAGCGGGAAGCCCGTGAACGAGACCTGCGTGACCGCCTCAAGCCTGGCTTCGAGGTGAAGCCTAGTGAGCTGGAACCCCTACACGGGGtccctgggccaggcctggaTCCCTTCCCCCGACACGGGGGCCTGGCTCTGCAGCCTGGCCCACCTGGCTTGCACCCTTTCCCCTTTCATCCGAGCCTGGGGCCCCTGGAGAGAGAACGTCTAGCGCTGGCAGCTGGGCCAGCCCTGCGGCCTGACATGTCCTACGCGGAGCGTCTGGCAGCTGAGAGGCAGCATGCAGAAAGGGTGGCTGCCCTGGGCAACGACCCGCTGGCCCGGCTGCAGATGCTCAACGTGACCCCCCATCACCACCAGCACTCCCACATCCACTCTCACCTGCACCTCCACCAGCAGGATGCCATCCATGCAG cctctgcctcggTGCACCCTCTCATTGACCCCCTGGCCTCAGGGTCTCACCTTACCCGGATCCCCTACCCAGCTGGgaccctccccaacccccttctTCCTCACCCTCTGCACGAGAACGAAGTTCTTCGTCACCAGCTCTTTG CTGCTCCTTACCGGGACCTGccagcctccctctctgccccgaTGTCAGCAGCCCACCAGCTGCAGGCCATGCACGCGCAGTCCGCTGAGCTGCAGCGCTTGGCGCTCGAGCAGCAACAGTGGCTGCACGCCCATCACCCGCTGCACAGTGTGCCGCTCCCTGCCCAGGAGGACTACTACAG tcaCCTGAAGAAGGAAAGCGACAAGCCGCTGTAG